The stretch of DNA GGCACCGCGCAGCGTCTCGAGCCGCTGGCGATTGAAGTCGTTGAGCCCCACCACGAAAATGTTCCTGTCGCCTGCCATTTCTCACTCCTCCACGCTGCGTACCCGAACGGGCTGCCTGGAGCAGCATAGTCGAGAGCCGGGGCGATGCAGGGGGGAATGAAGGGTTGAATGCCGGGCCGGACAGGCATCAGGGACCCCGCGACGACTCGGCATCGTCCGCGTCGCGGCCGCGCTGCAGGTGGTCAATGGCCTCACTGCCGCGGCCGGCCAGGGTCGACAGCCGGTCGATCTGGTCGTCCAGGCGCGGCAGGGCCTCGCGGCGATAGCGGGAGAGGTCGTCGATGGCACCCATCACCTCGCCGAAGGCCTCTTCCAGTGCCTGCATGTCGAGCATCGCCGATGAGGCCCGCCGCTGGATGTCCACGCCCTGCTGGCGCAGCGCCCGGGCGGTGCCGCCGATCATCTCCGAGGTGGTGGCATTGAGCACCTCGATGCTGTCGAGCACCAACCGCTGGTTGGCGATCGCCAGGGCGACGGTCACCGCCACGGTCAGCGCCGAGACCGTGACGTTGATGGCGCGGTCGACGCCTCGCATCAGCTCCCGGTTGTTGCGGATGATCACCTCGAGGGCCAGCACGCCCTGCTGGCTCACCGCCAGCTGCTGCTGCAGGTCGACGATGCGCTGGCGCAGCGGGAAGAGCAGCTCCTCCTCGAGAAAGCGCCGCTGGGGGTCCTCCTCGTCGCGGCGGGCAATGGCGTCCTGCAGGCGGTCGTCGATCAGCCGTCCCAGGGCGATCTGACGCTCCAGCTGCACCAGGCTCTCGCGCAGGGCCTGCTGGTCGTCGCCCAGGGTCACGTTGTCGCGATGCAGCATGTCACGCCCCCCTTCCAGGTCGGCAATGATCGCATCCAGGGCCTGCTGGGCCGTCTCGAACTTGCGGAAGTAGCGCTGCAGGCGACTGCCTGCCCCCGGAAGCAGGGCCAGCACGCGATCCAGCGGCCCCGGCGACAGGTTGTGCCGGGAGGGGTCAAGCGACTGCATCCGGCCGCGCAGGTCGACCAGGGCCCTGGCCACCGGCCCGCCCTCGTCACCCTGGTGGGCCAGCTGGCGCAGCGGGGTCTGCAGCATGGCGCTCTGGCGGGCGGCCTGCTGCTGCAGCTCGAGGCCCAGCTCGTCGACGGCGCGACGCTGGCGCGCCAGGCTCTCGGCGTCGCCGCCGGCGATCACCTCGTCGACGAAGGCCTCGGCCTGGGCCGCCAGCGTCGGATCGTCACCACCGTCGTCGGCCGGCCCGTCGGTGGTCGTGCCCTCCATCTCGCGGGCGATCTCCTCCACCGGCGGCAGCGACAGGCGGGGGCCGTGTTGGGGTTGCTGGGTCATGGACACCTCTCGAAAGGATCGAATGGGCGCGGAAGGTCCGCCGTCATGGAGCGCCACGCCCGTAGCGGTCCGCGCGGGACACGAAGCGACGCAGCTCCTCCAGCGCCTGTTCGGTGGTGACCGAGGCCTGGGGGCGACCGGTCTCGATGCGCGCCAGGGAGACGGCGGTATCGTCGAGCACGGTCAACGCCGACTCGTTGCGGGCGGCGAGCTCGCGCAGCCGCTGCTCGGTCTCCTCGAGCAGATCCAGCCGCCGCCTCAGGGCGGCGCGCTCCTCGTTGCCCAGGCGACGGCCCTCGCGGCTCAGGCGACGCCGCACGAAGTCGCCATCGACGTTCACCACCCCGCTGGCCTGGGCGGCCATGGAGTGCAGCGTATCCACCGCCCCGAGGCAGACCTGGCCCACCAGCTCCCGGGCCCGCGCGAAGGCCAGCTCGCCGCTGTCGAAGCGCTCCTCCAGGACCGCCAGCACATGGCGATAGCGGCTGTAGATGCGATCGGCCTGGACCGCCAGGTCGGGGCGGTGGGCGTCGAGCAGTGCCTGCTTGGCCCGGCACAGCGCCAGCACCAGCTCGTCGGCCTCCGCGGGTGGCCGGGCGGGGTCGAGCACCGTCAGACCCGCCTCGTGGGCTTCGCGCTCCTCCTCGGCACGCCGGCGAGCCGCCTCGGCCGCCAGCCGCTCGCGCAGGCGCCTCACCCGCCGCCGTTCCCGCCAGCCGCGCAGGCGACGCTCCAGCGGCAGGGCCACGGGGATCGCCACCAGCCCCGCCAGCCAGCCCCCAAGGGTCGGCCCGAAGCCTCCCCACAGCGAGGTGAGCCACAGCAGCATGCTGATGAAGGGCACCACCAGGCAGTAGCGCAGGATGACCTGCAGGCGGCCCGGCGGATCGACCGGCACGGCGAGACGCGGATTGACCAGCCCCACCAGCAGCCAGGGCAGGCAGGTCAGGAACAGTCCGTAGGAAACTCCCTGAAGGAATCCCAGCATGGGTCGTCATCTCCTCCCTGCGATCGATCACGATGATAGTGGCGATAGTGCCGATAGTGACTGGCGTCATGATGAGGCCAGCAGGCCCTTCCCGCCACCCCCGCCGGGGAGCCAGTGCGCCCCTCATGGTGCCGCTCGGGCCGGCTCGCGGAACGTCACGGGCTCTCGATGCGCCGATGATGACTCGGACAAGCATCGGGCACGCCCCGTGGTATGCTCGACCGGCCGAGGACCATGTCACGCCTCCAGGACCGCCCCACCGTGATCTCCGCCGACACCCTCGCCACGGCCGACAGCCAGGCCTGGCACCAGCGTCTCGCCCAGCTGATCCTCGCCGCCGGCGGGGTGGGCTTCCCCACCCTGCTGGAACGGACGCTCCACGAGCTGGCCGGCTTCGACACCATCCTGATCAACACCTACCAGGGTCAGCATCGGCCGCTGCTGATCCACGACAACTACCCGCCGGTGCGACGCGAACAGGGGATCGAACGCTATCTGAGCCAGGCCTACCTGCTCGACCCCTTCTTCAAGGCCGTCCACGACGGCCTGGCGAGCGGCGTCCATCGCCTGCGCGAACTGGCGCCGGACCGCTTCGAGAGCAGCGACTACTACCACCACTACTATCGCGCCCTAGGCCTGACCGACGAGGTCGGCCTGTTCGCTCGGGTCGATGCCGATGTGGTGATGGTGGTGTCGCTGGGCTTTCGCGAGGACACGCCGCGACTGACGCGTCGCAGCCTGCAGGCGCTGCGCCATGTCAGTCCGGTCCTGGAGGTATTGCTCGGAGAGTACTGGAAGTGGCAGGGCCACTGCTTCCAGGAGCGGCTGGCCGAACGCGAGCCGGTGGAGGCCGCCTTCGACAGCTTCGGCCAGGAGGCCCTCACGGCCCGCGAACGGGAGATCGTGCGACTGCTGCTGGCGGGCCACTCCACCAAGTCGGCGGCCCGGGAACTCGACATCAGCGACGGGACCGTCAAGGTCCACCGCAAGCATATCTACCATCGCCTCGAGGTCTCCAGCCAGTCGCAGCTCTTCCGGCTGTTCCTCGACCATGTAGCACTGGTCTCGCGTCGCCAGGCGGGCCAGTAGACCGTAGACCGACCTTCGGCCCACCCCGCTACGGCATGGCCGAACGGGTCATCGCGACGGGTTCCCGGTCGCGGCAAGGCTCAGGGCGCGAGGGTCATCCACACGCTCTTGAGGTCGGAGTACTCCTCCAGCGAGTGGTGGGACTTGTCGCGGCCGTTGCCCGACTGCTTGACGCCGCCGAAGGGCACCGTCTGGTCCATGTCCGCCCAGTTGTTGACGAACACCTGGCCCGACCTCAGACCTCGGGTAACCCGCATGATGCGGTCGATATCCTGGCTCCACAGGCCCGCCGCCAGTCCATAGTCGCTGTCGTTGGCCAGGCGCACGGCCTCCTCCTCGCTGTCGAAGCCGAACACGGCGAGCACCGGGCCGAAGATCTCCTCGCGGCCGATGGCCATGGCGTCGGTGACGTCGTCGAACACCGTGGGCGGGATGAAGAGCCCCGGACCGTCCAACGCGTTCCCGCCAGTGCGCAGGGTCGCCCCCTCCTCCACACCGCGGCGGATATAGTCCAGCACCCGCTCGTACTGGGCGTCATCCACCATGGCGCCCATGAAGCTCGCCGGGTCCAGCGGGTCACCGGGCTGCATGCGCTCGGCCGCCGCCAGCACCTTCTCGACGAAGGCCTCTCGGATCGCGTTCTCGACCAGCAGCCGCGAGCCGGCGATGCACACCTCGCCCTGGTTGTGAAAGATCGCCGCGGCGGCATGCTCGGCCACCCTGTCCAGGTCCTTGCAGTCGGCGAAGACGAGATTCGGGCTCTTGCCGCCGCACTCCAGGAACACCTTCTTGAGGTTGGACTGGCCGGCGTACTGCATCAGCTGCTTGCCGACCCCGGTGGAGCCGGTGAAGGCCAGGCAGTCGACGTCCATCGACAGCGCCAGCGCACGGCCCACGGTGTGGCCGAAGCCCGGCAGCACCTGGAAGACGCCACGGGGCAGGCCAGCTTCGCGGGCCAGGCTGGCCAGACGCAGCGCCGACAGCGGCGACTTCTCGGAAGGCTTCAGGATGACGCTGTTGCCGGCAGCAAGCGCCGGGGCGATCTTCCAGGCGGTCATCATCAGCGGAAAGTTCCAGGGCACGATGGAGGCCACCACGCCCAGCGGCTCGCGCAGTACCAGTCCCAGGGCGTTGTCGCCGGTGGGCGCCACCTCGCCGTAGAGCTTGTCGATGGACTCGGCATGATGGCGAATACAGGCCACAGCGCCGGCAGTGTCGCCCAGGGAGCT from Halomonas aestuarii encodes:
- a CDS encoding cobyrinic acid a,c-diamide synthase, which translates into the protein MLGFLQGVSYGLFLTCLPWLLVGLVNPRLAVPVDPPGRLQVILRYCLVVPFISMLLWLTSLWGGFGPTLGGWLAGLVAIPVALPLERRLRGWRERRRVRRLRERLAAEAARRRAEEEREAHEAGLTVLDPARPPAEADELVLALCRAKQALLDAHRPDLAVQADRIYSRYRHVLAVLEERFDSGELAFARARELVGQVCLGAVDTLHSMAAQASGVVNVDGDFVRRRLSREGRRLGNEERAALRRRLDLLEETEQRLRELAARNESALTVLDDTAVSLARIETGRPQASVTTEQALEELRRFVSRADRYGRGAP
- a CDS encoding helix-turn-helix domain-containing protein, with translation MSRLQDRPTVISADTLATADSQAWHQRLAQLILAAGGVGFPTLLERTLHELAGFDTILINTYQGQHRPLLIHDNYPPVRREQGIERYLSQAYLLDPFFKAVHDGLASGVHRLRELAPDRFESSDYYHHYYRALGLTDEVGLFARVDADVVMVVSLGFREDTPRLTRRSLQALRHVSPVLEVLLGEYWKWQGHCFQERLAEREPVEAAFDSFGQEALTAREREIVRLLLAGHSTKSAARELDISDGTVKVHRKHIYHRLEVSSQSQLFRLFLDHVALVSRRQAGQ
- a CDS encoding aldehyde dehydrogenase; the encoded protein is MTTMTQAPSRPTTHADWQALAAELSFEKGFETRAYIDDAFVEAVNGATLTTTNPATGEVLAEVASCDAADAEAAVACARRAFDGGAWSRLAPGRRKAVLLRLADLMEANRHELALLDTLDMGKPVTSSLGDTAGAVACIRHHAESIDKLYGEVAPTGDNALGLVLREPLGVVASIVPWNFPLMMTAWKIAPALAAGNSVILKPSEKSPLSALRLASLAREAGLPRGVFQVLPGFGHTVGRALALSMDVDCLAFTGSTGVGKQLMQYAGQSNLKKVFLECGGKSPNLVFADCKDLDRVAEHAAAAIFHNQGEVCIAGSRLLVENAIREAFVEKVLAAAERMQPGDPLDPASFMGAMVDDAQYERVLDYIRRGVEEGATLRTGGNALDGPGLFIPPTVFDDVTDAMAIGREEIFGPVLAVFGFDSEEEAVRLANDSDYGLAAGLWSQDIDRIMRVTRGLRSGQVFVNNWADMDQTVPFGGVKQSGNGRDKSHHSLEEYSDLKSVWMTLAP
- a CDS encoding toxic anion resistance protein, producing MTQQPQHGPRLSLPPVEEIAREMEGTTTDGPADDGGDDPTLAAQAEAFVDEVIAGGDAESLARQRRAVDELGLELQQQAARQSAMLQTPLRQLAHQGDEGGPVARALVDLRGRMQSLDPSRHNLSPGPLDRVLALLPGAGSRLQRYFRKFETAQQALDAIIADLEGGRDMLHRDNVTLGDDQQALRESLVQLERQIALGRLIDDRLQDAIARRDEEDPQRRFLEEELLFPLRQRIVDLQQQLAVSQQGVLALEVIIRNNRELMRGVDRAINVTVSALTVAVTVALAIANQRLVLDSIEVLNATTSEMIGGTARALRQQGVDIQRRASSAMLDMQALEEAFGEVMGAIDDLSRYRREALPRLDDQIDRLSTLAGRGSEAIDHLQRGRDADDAESSRGP